Proteins from a genomic interval of Polaribacter sp. Q13:
- a CDS encoding endo-1,4-beta-xylanase, which yields MKTKNLIKLAYILVIFTSVIACNNSKEKKEVIGLKNAATFPIGTAININRLLNDAKLQKLQIENFNSITATSDMKMQSILPVENQYNWKTSDTILQYATKHNQRLFGHNLIWHSSTPKWVEEKGEKDRIWLGDFMQEYIKTYVGRYKGKVAAWDVVNEAFESSGANYRESFWYKKLGKSYIEKAFQYAHEADPEAILFYNDFNIERDTVKLNAVLNMVNEFKSKGVPISGIGFQMHIRMDIPDEIIAFALKKAAETGLQIHLSEVDIIFNTHNDERLGGIQNYSVLTDEMKQAQAEKYKNLIKMYKEIVPREQQFGITFWDFTDRDSWIKGFFNLKDWPCIYDDNLQPKPAYFGVLDGLKE from the coding sequence ATGAAAACAAAAAATCTTATAAAACTAGCTTATATATTGGTGATTTTTACAAGTGTTATTGCGTGTAATAATTCAAAAGAAAAGAAGGAAGTAATAGGTTTAAAAAATGCGGCAACTTTTCCAATTGGTACGGCAATAAATATCAATAGGTTATTAAATGATGCGAAGCTTCAAAAATTACAAATTGAAAATTTCAACAGTATTACTGCCACTAGTGATATGAAAATGCAGTCCATTTTGCCAGTTGAAAATCAGTATAACTGGAAAACTTCCGATACTATTTTACAGTACGCTACAAAACACAATCAAAGGTTATTTGGACATAATTTAATTTGGCATAGTTCTACACCAAAATGGGTAGAGGAGAAAGGTGAAAAAGATCGTATTTGGTTGGGTGATTTTATGCAAGAGTATATAAAAACCTACGTAGGAAGATATAAAGGAAAAGTAGCAGCTTGGGATGTAGTTAATGAAGCTTTTGAATCTAGTGGAGCAAATTATAGAGAATCATTTTGGTATAAAAAACTAGGCAAAAGTTATATAGAAAAAGCATTTCAATATGCTCATGAAGCAGACCCAGAAGCTATTTTATTTTATAATGATTTTAATATTGAAAGAGATACAGTAAAGTTAAACGCCGTATTAAATATGGTAAATGAGTTTAAATCTAAAGGAGTTCCAATTTCTGGTATTGGTTTTCAAATGCACATAAGAATGGATATTCCTGACGAAATTATAGCGTTTGCATTAAAAAAAGCTGCGGAAACAGGTTTGCAAATTCATCTATCTGAAGTTGATATTATTTTTAATACTCATAATGATGAACGGTTAGGTGGTATTCAGAATTATAGCGTTTTAACCGATGAAATGAAACAAGCGCAAGCCGAGAAGTATAAAAATTTGATTAAAATGTATAAAGAGATAGTACCTAGAGAGCAACAATTTGGAATTACGTTTTGGGATTTTACAGATAGAGATTCTTGGATTAAAGGCTTCTTTAATTTGAAAGATTGGCCGTGTATATATGATGATAATTTACAACCAAAGCCGGCCTATTTTGGTGTGTTAGATGGTTTAAAAGAGTAA
- a CDS encoding endo-1,4-beta-xylanase — MKINKLIILLISTLFLFSCSEEDESIMGAEGETPISVKASFSYTVSTADPYVAVLQSTTESSVEYQSFWDYGLGGGIVSDNAGIAEVRYNDAGEYVVKYYVIYDGLTTIATQTIRVDENGVCPDGLCGSTSNISLKDAATTFSVGTITRASWVKAGGKHTEILKKEFNNITSEYEMKMNVMYPSQGNYDFSAADAMVDFAQANGMNVHGHALIWHNATPSWVENFAGTNAEFEVMVKDYITTTLTRFKGKVRSWDVVNEAFEDGSGHPLRNSVFRQKMGDDYIKKCFQFARDADPDVLLFYNDYNMASSTTKRAAMFKMVDELGDLIDGVGAQMHISYEGPSKSNIEAVADGTVSRGLKLHFAELDIRANPNKDITTLTDDRAQEQRAKYKEVVQIYNSIPLANKFALTIWGVRDNESWLIDFWGNADWPLLFDSNYNKKAAYFGFLEGLQ; from the coding sequence ATGAAAATAAATAAATTAATAATATTATTAATCTCAACGCTATTCTTATTCTCTTGTTCAGAAGAGGATGAGAGTATCATGGGGGCTGAAGGTGAAACACCAATTTCAGTTAAAGCTTCTTTTAGTTATACAGTTTCAACAGCAGATCCTTATGTAGCAGTTTTACAAAGTACTACAGAAAGTTCCGTTGAATATCAAAGTTTTTGGGACTATGGTTTAGGAGGTGGAATTGTAAGTGATAACGCAGGTATTGCTGAGGTGAGATATAATGATGCAGGAGAATATGTTGTGAAATACTATGTTATTTACGATGGACTTACAACAATAGCAACTCAAACAATTAGGGTTGATGAAAATGGAGTTTGTCCAGATGGATTATGTGGCTCAACAAGTAATATAAGTTTAAAAGATGCTGCAACTACTTTTTCAGTAGGTACAATCACTAGAGCATCTTGGGTAAAAGCAGGAGGAAAACATACAGAAATCTTAAAAAAGGAGTTTAATAATATAACTTCAGAATATGAGATGAAAATGAATGTGATGTATCCATCGCAAGGAAACTACGATTTTAGTGCAGCAGATGCTATGGTAGATTTTGCGCAAGCAAATGGTATGAATGTTCACGGACATGCATTAATTTGGCACAATGCAACACCTTCTTGGGTTGAAAATTTTGCAGGAACCAATGCTGAATTTGAAGTAATGGTGAAAGATTATATTACAACCACTTTAACAAGATTCAAAGGTAAAGTTCGTTCTTGGGATGTGGTAAATGAAGCTTTTGAAGATGGATCAGGTCATCCACTTAGAAATTCTGTTTTTAGACAAAAAATGGGTGATGACTATATTAAAAAATGTTTTCAATTTGCAAGAGACGCAGATCCAGATGTATTGCTTTTTTATAACGATTATAACATGGCTTCTAGTACAACAAAAAGAGCAGCAATGTTTAAAATGGTCGATGAGCTAGGTGATTTAATTGATGGTGTTGGAGCTCAAATGCATATTTCTTATGAAGGTCCTTCAAAATCTAATATTGAAGCAGTGGCAGATGGTACTGTATCTAGAGGTTTAAAATTACACTTTGCTGAGTTAGATATTAGAGCAAATCCAAACAAGGATATAACTACTTTAACAGATGATAGAGCTCAAGAACAAAGAGCAAAATATAAAGAAGTAGTTCAAATATACAATTCTATTCCTTTAGCAAATAAATTCGCCCTAACAATTTGGGGAGTAAGAGATAATGAATCTTGGCTGATAGATTTTTGGGGAAATGCAGATTGGCCTTTATTGTTTGATTCAAATTATAATAAAAAAGCTGCTTATTTCGGTTTTTTAGAAGGATTACAATAA
- a CDS encoding carbohydrate binding domain-containing protein: MKKYKILGLLCLFMAFCSCTNNDDDVAALTQPTFTVTESAENPGVYSFENTTPNKGEFYSYWEFEVAGNKVADKAGAVEYKYKESGSKFVTLTMVSVGDALQTSQTIDVIVPVAEVIVTNPENLLLNGYLVEGDGDDFTNWSAYNGGDNIFATTDALIGGRAATISNSADADPWSVQFVSDAIETVVGDQYTVSFWGKGNGEVVRFSTKPDASAQYGPDYTLTSEWQQYTWTITANEAATNISLDMGKSAGTFVIDVIEVVKGDTAPALPSDTSLILNGGFEDGSGNDFTNWGKYNGGDFIVEETSDVLSGARAVKVSNSAAGDPWSVQFVSDAIETEIDAEYEVTLWAKGDPAVIRYSTKPDATAKYGPDYTITADWAKYTWTFVANEANTNISLDMGASAGTFIIDDLKVEKK; the protein is encoded by the coding sequence ATGAAAAAATATAAAATATTAGGTTTATTATGTTTGTTCATGGCTTTTTGTTCATGTACAAATAACGATGATGATGTTGCTGCATTAACGCAACCAACATTTACAGTAACAGAATCTGCTGAAAATCCAGGTGTTTATTCTTTTGAAAATACAACGCCAAATAAAGGTGAGTTTTATAGCTATTGGGAGTTTGAAGTTGCAGGAAATAAAGTAGCTGATAAAGCAGGTGCTGTAGAATACAAATACAAAGAGTCTGGAAGCAAATTTGTAACACTTACAATGGTTAGTGTAGGAGATGCTTTACAAACGTCTCAAACTATTGATGTAATTGTACCAGTAGCGGAAGTAATCGTAACAAATCCAGAAAATTTACTATTAAACGGATATTTAGTTGAAGGTGATGGCGATGACTTTACAAACTGGAGCGCATATAATGGAGGCGATAATATTTTTGCTACAACAGATGCACTTATTGGAGGTAGAGCAGCTACAATATCAAATTCTGCAGATGCAGATCCTTGGAGTGTTCAATTTGTAAGTGATGCTATTGAAACAGTAGTAGGAGATCAATATACTGTTTCGTTTTGGGGTAAAGGAAATGGAGAAGTAGTTCGTTTTTCAACAAAACCAGATGCATCTGCTCAATATGGGCCAGATTATACATTAACATCAGAATGGCAACAATACACTTGGACAATTACTGCAAATGAAGCAGCCACTAATATCTCTTTAGATATGGGTAAATCTGCAGGTACATTTGTAATAGATGTTATTGAAGTTGTAAAAGGAGACACAGCACCAGCACTTCCTTCTGATACTAGTTTAATTTTAAACGGTGGTTTTGAAGATGGTTCTGGTAATGATTTTACAAATTGGGGAAAATACAATGGAGGAGATTTTATTGTTGAAGAAACAAGTGATGTTTTATCAGGTGCTAGAGCCGTTAAAGTATCAAACTCTGCAGCTGGAGATCCTTGGAGTGTACAATTTGTAAGTGATGCCATAGAAACAGAAATAGATGCAGAATATGAAGTTACTTTATGGGCAAAAGGAGACCCTGCTGTAATTCGTTATTCAACAAAACCAGATGCAACGGCAAAATATGGACCTGACTATACAATTACTGCAGATTGGGCAAAATATACTTGGACTTTTGTAGCGAATGAAGCAAATACAAATATATCTTTAGATATGGGTGCATCAGCAGGTACATTCATTATTGATGATTTAAAAGTAGAAAAAAAATAA
- a CDS encoding RagB/SusD family nutrient uptake outer membrane protein, which translates to MKKYILILIAFLGVFTINSCSEDDLELSNPSTLSPDTFFSTENQVESSVNAAYANLQPFGLYGRLVFYMMDNMSHENSGNGQQEGDKVTFADFSFDSSLPSIKDYWDGCFRGINKANFVISNSEKINALPEGTLTAAKKAKFIGEARFLRAYYYSLLVNRFGGVPIYLGDGTDNVEGQPRSTKAAVLELIIDDLKYAATNLYDKSAETTGRATKGAAQALLGKVYLYQESYGLALAEFNKLSGYALETNYYDNFMEETEHGVESIFEVEYDIALGTEQFWWSPVNGTGPINATKRGQDYGVLDWFNVYPSDDLVAEFETGDKRFAGSFYVAGDTYNNGDNTFVESDFAENGGNIRPAAWKKYQNYYKQPSENGESGINVKVLRYSDVLLMMAECENEVGSQASAIGYINKVRTRAGLADLDVSLSKDAVFKAIVHERKVELAGEQVRFDDMLRWGIAATELAGTNFQVGKNELWPIPDAEISSNININSEDQNPGF; encoded by the coding sequence ATGAAAAAATATATATTAATACTTATAGCGTTTTTAGGAGTTTTTACAATAAACTCTTGTTCTGAAGATGATTTAGAACTATCAAACCCAAGTACATTATCGCCAGATACTTTTTTCTCTACTGAAAATCAAGTAGAATCATCAGTAAATGCAGCGTATGCAAATTTACAACCATTCGGATTGTATGGTAGATTAGTATTTTACATGATGGACAACATGTCTCACGAAAATTCTGGCAACGGACAACAAGAAGGAGATAAAGTAACCTTTGCAGATTTTTCTTTTGATTCAAGTCTTCCTTCTATTAAAGATTATTGGGATGGATGTTTTAGAGGAATTAACAAAGCAAATTTTGTAATTTCTAATTCTGAAAAAATTAATGCATTGCCAGAGGGTACATTAACCGCAGCTAAAAAAGCAAAATTTATTGGTGAAGCACGTTTTTTAAGAGCATATTATTACTCGCTTTTAGTAAATCGTTTTGGAGGAGTTCCTATTTATTTAGGAGATGGAACCGACAATGTAGAAGGCCAACCAAGAAGCACAAAAGCTGCAGTGCTTGAATTAATTATAGACGATTTAAAATATGCGGCTACTAATCTATATGATAAAAGTGCAGAAACTACGGGTAGAGCAACAAAAGGAGCAGCGCAAGCTTTGTTAGGAAAAGTATATTTATACCAAGAATCTTATGGTTTAGCTTTAGCAGAGTTTAATAAATTATCTGGTTACGCTCTTGAAACAAATTACTATGATAATTTTATGGAAGAAACAGAGCATGGTGTAGAATCAATTTTTGAAGTTGAATACGATATCGCTTTAGGAACTGAGCAATTCTGGTGGTCTCCAGTTAATGGTACAGGTCCAATTAATGCAACTAAGAGAGGGCAAGATTATGGCGTTTTAGATTGGTTTAATGTGTATCCATCAGACGATTTAGTGGCTGAGTTTGAAACAGGAGATAAAAGATTTGCTGGTAGTTTTTACGTAGCAGGAGACACCTATAACAATGGAGATAATACGTTTGTTGAATCGGATTTTGCTGAAAACGGAGGTAATATTAGACCCGCAGCTTGGAAAAAATACCAAAATTATTACAAACAACCTTCAGAAAATGGAGAATCTGGAATTAATGTGAAAGTACTTCGTTATTCAGATGTGTTATTAATGATGGCAGAATGTGAAAATGAAGTTGGTTCTCAAGCATCAGCAATTGGTTATATAAATAAAGTAAGAACAAGAGCAGGATTAGCTGATTTAGATGTAAGTTTATCTAAAGATGCTGTATTTAAAGCTATTGTTCATGAACGTAAAGTAGAGCTTGCAGGAGAACAAGTAAGATTTGATGATATGCTTAGATGGGGTATTGCAGCTACTGAATTAGCAGGTACTAATTTTCAAGTAGGTAAAAATGAATTATGGCCAATACCAGATGCTGAAATTAGTTCAAATATTAATATTAATTCAGAAGATCAAAACCCAGGTTTTTAA
- a CDS encoding TonB-dependent receptor — MKIAIIALVMICSQSMFSQSKTVSGSVKDNTGELLPGVSVVIKGTQKGVQTDFDGLFKIENILPTDELVFSYIGMTGKTVLVGTSTKIDVVLMESSESLDEIVIVGYGKQSRTTVTGAIATVKSEDISTLPVTNAESALQGRAAGLTITNSGSPGSSPSVLIRGLGSVGNNSPLYVIDGVIVGNLSGISPNDIESVSVLKDASTTAVYGAQGSNGVVVVTTKQGKNGKGKLSFNTYTGFQTVTQRYDVLETIDYLKYAGELGVFPNRPLSTYKTNTNWQDEIFRVGIIQDYNLSYSGGTENSTHLFSGEYLKQEGTIIDSGYERYSFRANSSAKFGKVKVGESMSISFGKQNPERDEEGRSLIEHAIKSAPYLSVYNASNLGGFQGPSSSADGQDAVNPVRAQTIGNAINKSLGIIGNVYAEVEIMDGLNFKSQVGLDYYTYDNSSFKPSYSDDSVEGSTTHAQNYAAITRNTGSGQTIIFDNSLTYNTTIADKHNIEALLLVEKYQGQNKNLNASSRNAVTDEVNQISNEDSSVSSGSSELNKIGYLGRINYNYDGKYIASASYRRDASARFGSNKRWANFYSASAGWNIAKESFMQDSHFSNLKLRGSYGTVGSDAINNYAYAPSLVQNFEYPIGGENAIGVTADGGSNQDLQWESKEIINIGLDAGLFNEKFTASLEYYQNTSDNLLINIPTVLSSGINAGVLPVNAGSVETKGFELVLGFNDYDGDFTWSANLNLGTSKNEVLSLGARDEITGSQYKLGGADVTRTIVGEPLFHFYGLESDGIYQNQDEVNAVFTANPNQVIVKPGDIRFKDLNGDGTINSDDRTIIGNPFPDVTYGLNLDAKYKNFDMSLFITGVAGNEIFNTNTFDLVGGSNRLFNVSQSYYNNKWSAANPTGTEPRILGAPQNNGISDRFVEDGSYTRLKNVSLGYTLPSEMFEKYFSKLRVYVSGTNLLTISDYSGLDPEIGGGEYGIDRGNYPQPKSILLGVQVSF, encoded by the coding sequence ATGAAAATCGCAATCATAGCATTGGTTATGATATGTTCTCAGAGTATGTTTTCGCAATCCAAGACCGTTAGCGGTTCTGTGAAAGATAATACAGGAGAATTATTACCAGGAGTTAGTGTAGTTATAAAGGGTACACAAAAAGGTGTACAAACAGATTTTGACGGTCTATTTAAGATTGAGAATATTTTGCCTACAGATGAGTTAGTCTTTTCTTACATTGGTATGACAGGTAAAACAGTTCTTGTAGGTACAAGTACAAAAATTGATGTTGTTCTAATGGAATCATCAGAAAGTCTTGACGAAATCGTTATTGTAGGTTATGGAAAACAAAGTAGAACAACAGTAACAGGTGCAATAGCTACGGTGAAGTCTGAAGATATTTCTACATTACCAGTAACAAATGCAGAATCTGCTTTACAAGGTAGAGCAGCGGGTCTTACAATTACTAATAGTGGTTCGCCAGGATCTTCACCATCTGTATTAATTAGAGGGTTAGGTTCAGTGGGTAATAATAGTCCATTATATGTAATTGATGGTGTTATTGTAGGAAACTTGTCTGGTATTAGTCCTAATGATATAGAGTCAGTTTCTGTATTAAAAGATGCTTCTACTACAGCGGTCTATGGAGCACAAGGATCTAATGGTGTAGTGGTTGTTACTACAAAACAAGGTAAAAATGGAAAAGGAAAATTAAGTTTTAATACATATACCGGTTTTCAAACAGTAACACAAAGATATGATGTATTAGAAACCATAGATTATTTAAAATATGCAGGTGAATTAGGTGTGTTTCCTAATAGACCTTTATCTACTTACAAAACCAATACAAATTGGCAAGATGAAATCTTTAGAGTAGGTATAATTCAAGATTATAATTTAAGTTATTCTGGAGGTACAGAAAATTCAACACATCTTTTTTCTGGTGAATATTTAAAACAAGAAGGAACTATAATTGATTCAGGTTATGAAAGATATTCTTTTAGAGCAAATAGTAGTGCTAAATTTGGGAAAGTTAAAGTAGGAGAATCTATGTCTATTTCTTTCGGAAAGCAAAACCCAGAAAGAGATGAAGAAGGTAGATCACTTATAGAGCACGCCATTAAATCGGCTCCTTATTTATCTGTATATAATGCAAGTAACTTAGGTGGTTTTCAAGGGCCTTCTTCATCAGCAGATGGACAAGATGCTGTAAACCCAGTAAGAGCTCAAACAATTGGTAATGCAATAAATAAATCATTAGGAATTATAGGTAATGTGTATGCAGAAGTAGAAATTATGGATGGATTAAATTTTAAATCTCAAGTAGGTTTAGATTATTACACATACGATAATAGTAGTTTTAAACCTTCATACAGTGATGATAGTGTAGAAGGAAGTACAACACACGCTCAAAACTACGCAGCAATTACACGTAATACAGGTAGTGGTCAAACAATTATATTTGATAATAGTTTAACCTACAATACAACTATTGCTGATAAACATAATATTGAAGCATTACTATTGGTTGAAAAATATCAAGGTCAGAATAAAAATCTAAATGCTAGTAGTAGAAATGCTGTTACAGATGAAGTAAATCAAATTTCTAATGAAGACTCAAGTGTTAGTTCAGGTTCTTCAGAATTAAATAAAATTGGATACTTAGGGCGTATCAATTACAATTATGATGGTAAATACATTGCATCTGCATCTTATAGACGTGATGCTTCAGCAAGATTTGGATCAAACAAACGTTGGGCTAACTTTTACTCAGCATCTGCTGGTTGGAATATTGCAAAAGAATCTTTTATGCAAGATTCTCACTTCAGTAACTTAAAATTAAGAGGAAGTTACGGTACTGTAGGTAGTGATGCTATTAATAATTATGCATATGCACCTTCTCTAGTTCAGAATTTTGAATATCCTATAGGTGGTGAAAACGCAATTGGTGTAACAGCCGACGGAGGTTCAAATCAAGATTTACAATGGGAAAGCAAAGAAATTATAAATATTGGTTTAGACGCAGGTTTATTTAATGAAAAATTTACAGCCTCTTTAGAGTACTATCAAAATACTAGTGATAATTTATTAATTAATATACCTACTGTATTATCAAGTGGTATTAATGCGGGTGTTTTACCTGTAAATGCTGGTTCTGTAGAAACTAAAGGTTTTGAATTAGTATTAGGATTTAATGATTATGATGGAGACTTTACTTGGTCTGCAAACTTAAATTTAGGAACTTCAAAAAACGAAGTATTAAGTTTAGGAGCTAGAGATGAAATTACAGGGTCTCAGTACAAATTAGGTGGAGCAGATGTTACACGTACAATTGTAGGAGAACCATTATTTCATTTTTATGGTTTAGAATCTGATGGAATTTACCAAAATCAAGATGAGGTAAATGCAGTGTTTACCGCAAACCCAAATCAAGTTATTGTGAAGCCAGGTGATATTCGTTTTAAAGATTTAAATGGTGATGGAACTATTAATTCTGATGATAGAACTATTATTGGTAATCCATTTCCAGATGTAACATATGGTTTAAATTTAGACGCTAAATATAAAAACTTTGATATGAGTCTATTCATTACAGGTGTTGCAGGAAACGAAATTTTTAATACAAATACATTCGATTTAGTAGGTGGATCAAATAGATTATTTAATGTAAGTCAATCTTATTACAATAATAAATGGTCTGCAGCAAACCCAACAGGTACAGAGCCTAGAATTTTAGGAGCACCTCAAAATAACGGAATTTCAGATCGTTTTGTAGAAGATGGATCATACACCAGGTTAAAAAATGTTTCTTTAGGGTATACGTTGCCAAGTGAAATGTTTGAAAAATATTTTTCAAAATTACGTGTGTATGTTAGTGGTACCAACTTACTAACTATAAGTGATTATTCTGGTTTAGATCCAGAAATTGGAGGTGGTGAATATGGAATTGATAGAGGTAATTATCCACAACCTAAATCTATTTTGTTAGGAGTTCAAGTTTCATTTTAA
- a CDS encoding glycoside hydrolase family 3 protein, whose amino-acid sequence MTLNKSKINIEKLKSNVAFKICFISLFLVFSCSKKETEFKFQNQSLSTEERVVDLISLMTLKEKISQMRYDAPAIERLGVPEYNWWNECLHGVARAGEATVFPQAIGMGATWNPDLIFNMGTVVSDEARAKYHQFISKGQRRMGQGLTFWTPNINIFRDPRWGRGQETYGEDPYLTSRIGVNYIKGLQGDNEKYLKVVATAKHFAVHSGPEKSRHQDNYVTTKKDLYETYLPAFEAAVKEAKVHSVMCAYNRYNGKPCCGSEMLLQKILREDWGFSGYVVSDCWAINDFWEEDKHAVVETPEEAGALAVMSGTDLNCGSVYDPNLNEAVLKELIDEKQLDVALIRLFTARFKLGMFDDQKDVEWSKIPYDVVASEKHYKLSELIAKESMVLLKNDNNILPLSKSIKSIAVIGPNADSKQALLGNYHGTPNNFITPLKGLQEKLPNTTINYALGSYIAKEWPTLKAIPKEVLKNEKGAGLKAEYYNNSNLEGEPVFTKSDATVNFIWTPVRPIKDLKSDDFSVRWSGEIVPEEAGEYRIGLKASSYAKLYINDSLKFEYSADYEPKLEYFDVKLKAKEAYKVRIEYSNTLSDPQAHLVWAKLNEDLLLPAIEAAKKSEVVILCLGLSPEVEGEEMPVVIEGFDKGDRSIITLPKTQLELVKKIQKLGKPTVVVLMNGSALAINWTAENIPAILEAWYPGEFGGNAIADILFGDYNPSGKLPVTFYKSVKDLPDFKNYDMENRTYKYFKGEPLFPFGHGLSYAKFEYSNLKISNKIAKNEDIVISVDVKNNSKYSGKEVVQCYVTHENDTIKNNPIRSLVDFKKVLVKPNETKTVTFKIPSKKYARISEEGKKVIESGIINISIGGKQPDKSVTPEDSVLITKVQIQ is encoded by the coding sequence ATGACCTTGAATAAAAGTAAAATAAATATCGAAAAACTAAAATCTAATGTTGCATTTAAAATCTGCTTCATTTCGTTATTTCTTGTTTTCTCATGCAGTAAAAAAGAGACTGAATTTAAATTTCAAAATCAATCTTTATCAACAGAAGAAAGAGTAGTAGATTTAATTAGTTTAATGACATTGAAAGAAAAAATATCTCAAATGAGATATGATGCACCTGCAATAGAAAGATTAGGTGTGCCAGAATATAATTGGTGGAACGAATGTTTGCATGGCGTTGCAAGAGCTGGTGAAGCAACTGTTTTTCCGCAAGCAATAGGAATGGGTGCAACCTGGAACCCAGACTTAATTTTTAATATGGGAACTGTTGTTTCTGATGAAGCTAGAGCAAAATATCATCAATTTATTAGTAAAGGACAAAGAAGAATGGGACAAGGTCTAACTTTCTGGACTCCGAACATTAATATTTTTAGAGATCCACGTTGGGGAAGAGGACAAGAAACGTATGGAGAAGATCCTTATTTAACAAGTAGAATAGGAGTAAACTATATAAAAGGTTTACAAGGTGATAACGAAAAGTATTTAAAAGTTGTTGCTACTGCAAAACATTTTGCTGTTCATAGTGGTCCAGAAAAATCGAGACATCAAGATAATTATGTAACAACTAAAAAAGATTTATACGAAACCTATTTACCTGCTTTTGAAGCTGCTGTTAAAGAGGCTAAAGTCCATTCTGTAATGTGTGCATATAATAGATATAATGGTAAACCTTGTTGTGGAAGTGAAATGTTACTTCAAAAAATATTAAGAGAAGATTGGGGTTTTAGTGGTTATGTAGTTTCCGACTGTTGGGCAATAAATGATTTTTGGGAAGAAGATAAACATGCAGTTGTAGAAACACCTGAAGAAGCTGGTGCTTTAGCTGTAATGAGTGGTACAGATTTAAATTGTGGTAGTGTTTATGACCCTAATTTAAATGAGGCAGTTTTAAAAGAATTAATAGATGAAAAACAACTAGATGTTGCTTTAATCAGATTGTTTACAGCTCGTTTTAAGTTAGGTATGTTTGATGATCAGAAGGATGTTGAATGGTCTAAAATACCATATGATGTTGTTGCAAGTGAGAAACATTACAAATTGTCTGAACTAATTGCCAAAGAATCTATGGTGTTGTTAAAAAATGACAATAATATTTTGCCTTTAAGTAAGAGTATTAAATCGATAGCGGTAATTGGTCCGAATGCAGATTCTAAACAAGCATTGTTAGGTAATTATCATGGAACACCAAATAACTTTATTACACCGTTAAAAGGATTGCAAGAGAAATTGCCAAACACAACTATTAATTATGCTTTAGGTTCATACATTGCAAAAGAATGGCCAACCTTAAAAGCAATTCCTAAAGAGGTTTTAAAAAATGAAAAAGGTGCAGGTCTTAAAGCTGAATATTACAACAACAGTAATTTAGAAGGAGAACCAGTATTTACAAAAAGTGATGCAACTGTAAACTTTATTTGGACACCTGTTAGACCTATAAAAGATTTAAAATCTGATGATTTTTCAGTAAGATGGTCAGGAGAAATCGTACCAGAAGAAGCTGGAGAATATAGAATTGGTTTAAAAGCAAGTAGCTATGCAAAGCTTTATATCAATGATTCTTTAAAGTTTGAATACAGTGCAGATTATGAACCAAAATTAGAATATTTTGATGTAAAATTAAAAGCAAAAGAAGCTTATAAAGTAAGAATAGAATATAGTAATACACTTTCAGACCCTCAAGCACATTTAGTTTGGGCAAAATTAAATGAAGACTTATTATTGCCAGCTATAGAAGCTGCAAAAAAATCTGAAGTTGTAATTCTTTGTTTAGGATTATCACCAGAAGTAGAGGGTGAAGAAATGCCTGTAGTTATAGAAGGTTTTGATAAAGGAGATAGATCTATAATTACATTACCAAAAACACAATTAGAATTAGTTAAAAAGATTCAGAAGTTGGGTAAACCAACAGTGGTTGTTTTAATGAACGGAAGTGCTTTGGCTATTAATTGGACTGCAGAAAATATTCCTGCAATTCTAGAAGCATGGTATCCTGGTGAATTTGGTGGTAATGCAATTGCAGATATTCTTTTTGGTGATTATAATCCGTCAGGAAAATTACCAGTCACTTTTTATAAGTCTGTAAAAGACCTTCCCGATTTTAAAAATTACGACATGGAAAACAGAACTTATAAATACTTTAAAGGAGAACCACTATTTCCTTTTGGTCATGGTTTAAGTTATGCTAAATTCGAGTATTCAAATTTAAAAATATCAAATAAGATTGCAAAGAATGAGGATATCGTTATTTCTGTTGATGTAAAAAATAACAGTAAATATTCAGGAAAAGAAGTTGTACAATGTTATGTTACGCATGAGAATGATACCATTAAAAACAATCCAATAAGAAGTTTGGTAGACTTTAAGAAAGTACTTGTAAAACCGAACGAAACTAAAACAGTAACATTTAAAATTCCGTCTAAAAAATATGCAAGAATATCTGAAGAAGGAAAAAAAGTAATAGAATCTGGTATCATAAATATAAGTATTGGTGGTAAACAACCAGATAAGTCGGTTACACCAGAAGATAGCGTTTTAATTACAAAAGTTCAAATTCAATAA